Below is a genomic region from Triticum dicoccoides isolate Atlit2015 ecotype Zavitan chromosome 5A, WEW_v2.0, whole genome shotgun sequence.
GCCGCCCAAATTAAAGGAGCTCGGGATTTATCCGAACCCACCCGTATCACCTTTTTCCCGGGTCAAATTGCTCGAAGCTCATCGTGCCCGTGCACATTTCCATGGCTATATATGCAGGGCTCCCCTATGACCAGCTCAAAGCAAGCCAGCACAGCTCAAAGCCTCGTATACAAGAGCTAGCTAGAAGCGATCGTATTATTAATCGAGCTCactagcactagcactagcacgaAACTTGATGGAGCAGGTGACGAAGCTAGCGGGGCAACGGGCGGTGGTGATCTTCGGCACGAGCTCCTGCTGCATGTGCCATACGGTGACGAGCCTCCTCCGAGATCTCGGGGTGAACCCGATGGTGGTGGAACTAGACGAGGACCCTAGGGGGAAGGAGATGGAGAAGGCGCTGGTGCGGCTCCTCGGCCGGAACCCTGCTGTGCCGGCGGTGTTCATCGGCGGCAGGCTCGTCGGATGCACCGACAAGGTCATGTCCCTTCATCTCGGCGGCAAGCTTGTCCCACTGCTTCGTAATGCTGGTGCTGTATGGGTGTAGTGCATGGGAGGATTTTGTTGTATATATTCGGCCTGATGTATTAGGCATTTGGGCGCCAGAGAATAATGTAATACACGTATGGAAACCGTGCAGGTCTTTTTTACTGTACAGATGGGAGTACATGTTCCTGTCAAAGTGTTAAGCACTATAATTAGTGGTGTTTTAAAAAAAGCATTATTATTAGTGCTGTGTTAATTCAAACTTTCTAAcagttgaccaaatttatactattaAATAAACAGTACCCAataaatacaacatgaaaacatattACATATGGATCTATAATGATACATATTCGGTATCGTGAATGGTGATATTTTTTCTGTAaccttgctcaaacttcaaaattttAGACTTAAGACAACGCTATTATGTGAAGtttaaaaacgtgtttttttctctCTTGAGAACAAACAGGGCGGGCACATGAActttaaaattttaaaatttgatatTTGAACTTTCAAAATTTTAAACATCTGAAATTTTGGACTTATAAAAATGCAAAACTTTCTAAATTGCAATGAACTTTGCACAGAAATGAAATAATATGGAAAAACACATGTGTGGGCTCCTCCAGCTCCTCAGAAAAGCGTGTGGCAGCCCCACACGGGTGTGGTGCTCCCCTGACCAGCACAGACTAAACCTTTGCGTTCACGATGACCCCTCAAGTACATTGCCAATCATTGGCCGGCAAACGCATAGGGTGCGATTACTCTTTCATTCTTCTAGTTTTCTAGTCGGTCATATCAAGAAGAAAAGCTAGCTACGGGATCTCTTTCATATTCAAAAATGTATATTTTTAAAAAAACTGAccacatttttttaaatgtttggCTATTTTAGAAATGGTCTTAAATTCAAGTTTGTTGACCAATTTTAAAATTATTCACCAATTTTAAATTCTTGTgtattttataaaatgttcatgaattttaaaattaTTTGTGTATTCTTTAAAAAAATTTAAATCTGGAAAGAGATTGTGATTTCTAAAAGAGGTAAAAAtatatgaaaaaagaaaaaaaagaaactatCTAAAGAAAACCGCCTAAAAATACAGATGAAACAAAAAAAATATTACCCTCGAAACCGTGTCTCCAAGCATTTAACTGGGCCAACTCATGGATGATCGCTCTGAGCGTTTGGGTGACATGGTCGCTTTGAGAGGGACTCCCAATATCAATAgttgaggagtactcgttgcaaagatcactgCAACTTCCCTGGTTGCGACAAGTAGCGTATATGCAGCGTGTCACTTGTCACAATCTGGTAGTTTCCctttttcgtagattcgtttattcaaaacgttttatctctcaaacggtgcatccaaatctcgaaccgcttt
It encodes:
- the LOC119296936 gene encoding glutaredoxin-C1-like, translating into MEQVTKLAGQRAVVIFGTSSCCMCHTVTSLLRDLGVNPMVVELDEDPRGKEMEKALVRLLGRNPAVPAVFIGGRLVGCTDKVMSLHLGGKLVPLLRNAGAVWV